Below is a genomic region from Granulicella sp. L56.
TCAGCCTCAATGAAAGCCTGCAGCGCCTTGCGCACCATCGCAGACGCCAGCGAAGCCAGCTTCGGTATGTCTACAGGGAGATCCGTATTGGCGAAGGCTCCCATCTCGCGGACGCGAATCGCAATATTGACTGCCTGATCGCCTACGCGCTCCAGATCGGCATTGATGCGAATCACCGAGAGGATGAAGCGAAGATCGATCGCCATGGGCTGCTCCATCGCGAGCAGGTCCAGCGCCATCTGGTCAATCTCACGCTCAAGCCGATTGATGGCGGGCTCAGAGCGAAAGACGAGTTCACAGATGCTGAGATCGCGGCTGCTATAAGCCTCAATCGACCGCTGAATGGCCTGCTCCGCCATGCCGGCCATGATGAGCAATCGCTCCTTGAGGTCGTCGAGGTTTTGCTGGAATTTAATCCGGGTCATCCGAACCTCCCGGTGATGTAATCCTCGGTGCGCTTATCACGGGGGTTCGTAAAGATCTTGTGGGTCGAATCGAACTCGACCATCTTGCCATTGAGGAAGAAGCCCGTGTTCTCGGCCACGCGCGCAGCCTGCTGCATGTTATGCGTAACGATAACGATGGTGTACTGGCTCTTAAGCTGAAAGATGAGGTCTTCAATCTTCGAGGTCGAAACAGGATCGAGCGCGGACGCAGGCTCGTCCATCAGCAGCACCTCGGGATCGACCGCAAGAGCACGGGCGATGCACATGCGCTGCTGCTGTCCACCGGAGAGGCTGGCGCCTGATTTTTTCTTGAGGTCGTCTTTGACTTCTTCCCACAGCGCGGCCTGTTTCAGCGACCGCTCCACCGTCTCGTCGAGCACCCGCTTATTGCGAAAGCCATTGAGCTTCAGACCGCTGACCACATTGTCATAGATCGACATGGTTGGAAATGGATTGGGACGCTGAAAGACCATGCCGACGCGGCGGCGAATCTCTACCGGCGATGCATCTTTATAAACATCCAGCTCGCCCATTCTGACGGTACCCGTTGCTCGCGCAATCGGATTGGTCTCATGCATCCGATTGAGGCAGCGCACAAAGGTGGATTTGCCGCAACCGGACGGCCCGATCAGCGCAGTGGCATGGTTCGCGGGGATATGCAGGTTGATGTCCTGCAAGGTGTGGGTGCTGCCATACCACGCGTTTAGGTTCTCGACCTGAATGCCTACTCCCACTAGCTTCCTCCCTTGAGTACGCCGCGGCTGGCATAGATGCGGACGAGCGTGACTGAGACCATAATCATAACGATAAGAACAAGCGAACCGGCCCACGCGAGCCGATGCCACTCATCATACGGGGAGATGGCGTAAACATAGATCTGCAACGGCAGTGCAGCGATTGGCTCATTGAGTTTGAAGCTCCAGAACTGGTTGCCGAATGCTGTAAACAGCAGCGGGGCAGTCTCTCCTGCGACGCGCGCAAAGGCGAGCATACAGCCGGTGATAATTCCCGGTGATGCTGTGCGAAGGCTGACCGAGAGCACGGTTCGCCACTTGGGAACGCCCAACCCCAGCGCCGCTTCTCGAATCGCATGAGGCACAGTAGACAACATCTCTTCTGTAGTGCGCGTCACCGTTGGCACCATCATGATGGCAAGAACGATGCCGCCTGCCAGCGCCGAGAAATGTTTCTGCGGCATCACCACCAGCGAATAGATGGCAATGCCCATCACAATCGAAGGAACTCCATTGAGCACGTCGGCCGTGAAGCGCACAGCATTGGCAAGCATCTTGCCACGGCCAAACTCCGCCAGATAAACTCCGGCTGAAATCCCAACAGGGATTCCCATCAGGCTCGCGAGGAAAAGAATGACTCCCGAGCCCATGATCGAGTTCGCCATGCCGCCGCCAGCCTCGCCGACCGGAGCGGGAATATGGGTAAAGAAGGCCACGTTCAGCGAACTTGCACCCTTGTAGACGAGATAGAAGAGAATCGCGGCAAGCGGGGCAAGGACGATAACAGTAGCAAGCACCGCCAGGCCGCTAACAAAATAATTTGTCGCGGCGCGGCGAGCGGTATTGAAGCGCATCGCCTTCGACTGAAAGTTCATAGGACGAGGTTGCGTGGGCGGAACGACAGGCTGTGTACTCATATCAGGCCGCTCCTACCGGCGCGCCACGCGTGACTGCCCACACCATAAGCCGCGCAATCGCATTGACGACAATCGTGACCAGGAAAAGAGCGAGGCCGATCTCAATCAACGCGCTCAAGTAGAGATTTCCCGTCGCCTCGGTAAACTCTCCTGCGATCACACTGGCCAGCGTGTTGGCAGGCGCGAAGAGCGATTTGCTGATATTGGGGTGGTTGCCGATAACCATGGTGACGGCCATCGTCTCGCCAAGGGCGCGCCCCAGGCCAAGCATAATTGCGCCGACGATGCCGATGCGCGAGTTGCGAAGAACGCCAACGCGAATCATCTCCCACCGAGTCGCACCCAGCGCAAGAACACCTTCACGCTGACTGTTCGGCACCGCCAGCATAATGTCTCGTGTCAGCGAAGAGATGATGGGCAAAATCATGATCGCAAGAATGATGCCCGCCGTCAGCAGACCCACTCCAAAATTTGGGCCTTCAAAGAGCCCCGTCCAGCCAAGCGTTTTAGAAAGGAATGGCCCAACAACATCTCGCATCAGCGGAACGAGAACAAACACTCCCCACAGGCCATACACAACGCTGGGAATCGCGGCCAGCAGCTCCGTAAGAAAGGAGATCGGTGCACGCAGAGGCTTGGGGCAAAGTTCCGTAACAAATACCGCTACGCCAAGTGCAAGCGGAACCGCCATCAACAGGGCGAGAAATGACGTCGCAAGCGTGCCATAGATAAACGGCAGCGCGCCAAAATCGCCGGAGACCGGGTCCCACGCCGAGCGCGAGAAAAACTTCCAGCCGAATTGGATCAGACTGAGATGAGAGCGCGCCGTCAATATCCAGAAGATGAAGGCAACGATGGCGAAGATACTGCATGCGCAAAGCAGCATCAGCGCTGCAAAGC
It encodes:
- the phoU gene encoding phosphate signaling complex protein PhoU — translated: MTRIKFQQNLDDLKERLLIMAGMAEQAIQRSIEAYSSRDLSICELVFRSEPAINRLEREIDQMALDLLAMEQPMAIDLRFILSVIRINADLERVGDQAVNIAIRVREMGAFANTDLPVDIPKLASLASAMVRKALQAFIEADAELAQSVLLLDDQVDEMNDAAFYALSSLIKEKPELTPQSLNALIIARNLERVGDHATNIAEDVIFWVRGFDVRHNPRTD
- the pstB gene encoding phosphate ABC transporter ATP-binding protein PstB → MGVGIQVENLNAWYGSTHTLQDINLHIPANHATALIGPSGCGKSTFVRCLNRMHETNPIARATGTVRMGELDVYKDASPVEIRRRVGMVFQRPNPFPTMSIYDNVVSGLKLNGFRNKRVLDETVERSLKQAALWEEVKDDLKKKSGASLSGGQQQRMCIARALAVDPEVLLMDEPASALDPVSTSKIEDLIFQLKSQYTIVIVTHNMQQAARVAENTGFFLNGKMVEFDSTHKIFTNPRDKRTEDYITGRFG
- the pstA gene encoding phosphate ABC transporter permease PstA, yielding MNFQSKAMRFNTARRAATNYFVSGLAVLATVIVLAPLAAILFYLVYKGASSLNVAFFTHIPAPVGEAGGGMANSIMGSGVILFLASLMGIPVGISAGVYLAEFGRGKMLANAVRFTADVLNGVPSIVMGIAIYSLVVMPQKHFSALAGGIVLAIMMVPTVTRTTEEMLSTVPHAIREAALGLGVPKWRTVLSVSLRTASPGIITGCMLAFARVAGETAPLLFTAFGNQFWSFKLNEPIAALPLQIYVYAISPYDEWHRLAWAGSLVLIVMIMVSVTLVRIYASRGVLKGGS
- the pstC gene encoding phosphate ABC transporter permease subunit PstC; translation: MPPSRMTTERESGSSLPAEPSLTPAVFAAANPATGGAAPSPIRDYLNKRGSGRFADSSFAALMLLCACSIFAIVAFIFWILTARSHLSLIQFGWKFFSRSAWDPVSGDFGALPFIYGTLATSFLALLMAVPLALGVAVFVTELCPKPLRAPISFLTELLAAIPSVVYGLWGVFVLVPLMRDVVGPFLSKTLGWTGLFEGPNFGVGLLTAGIILAIMILPIISSLTRDIMLAVPNSQREGVLALGATRWEMIRVGVLRNSRIGIVGAIMLGLGRALGETMAVTMVIGNHPNISKSLFAPANTLASVIAGEFTEATGNLYLSALIEIGLALFLVTIVVNAIARLMVWAVTRGAPVGAA